Proteins from one Leptospira wolffii serovar Khorat str. Khorat-H2 genomic window:
- a CDS encoding thiazole synthase yields the protein MEAKNFQDPLIIGGRTFGSRLFLGTGKFPSGQFLADAIRLSETEVVTVALRRVDMESSEDDILSRIDRDKILLLPNTSGARNAEEAVRLARLSRELGGGDWLKLEVTPDPVYLLPDPVETLKAAEILVKEGFHILPYINADPILCKHLEEVGCVTVMPLGSPIGTNQGIRTRANLEIIIEQSNIPVVVDAGLGQPSHAADAMEMGADAVLVNTAIAIASDPGQIAYAFRLATEAGRISYKNGAGRKASLRTARASSPLTGFLEEETR from the coding sequence ATGGAAGCGAAAAATTTCCAGGATCCCTTAATCATCGGAGGAAGGACATTCGGTTCCCGCTTATTTCTGGGAACGGGAAAGTTTCCTTCCGGACAATTCTTAGCCGACGCGATTCGGCTCTCCGAAACGGAGGTAGTCACGGTCGCATTGCGCCGCGTAGATATGGAATCTTCCGAGGATGATATTCTTTCCCGGATCGATCGAGACAAGATCCTACTCTTACCCAATACGAGCGGGGCGAGAAATGCGGAAGAAGCCGTCCGGTTGGCGAGACTTTCCCGGGAACTAGGGGGAGGAGATTGGTTAAAGCTGGAAGTCACTCCGGATCCGGTCTACCTTCTTCCCGATCCGGTGGAAACTCTGAAAGCCGCGGAGATTTTGGTGAAAGAGGGCTTCCATATTCTTCCCTATATCAACGCGGATCCGATTCTATGTAAACATCTGGAAGAAGTCGGTTGCGTCACCGTTATGCCTCTAGGTTCTCCTATAGGAACGAACCAAGGAATCCGCACCAGGGCGAACCTCGAAATCATAATCGAACAATCTAATATTCCCGTTGTGGTGGATGCCGGGCTCGGGCAACCTTCTCATGCCGCCGATGCGATGGAGATGGGAGCGGATGCGGTTCTTGTGAACACCGCGATCGCAATCGCTTCCGATCCTGGGCAGATCGCTTACGCTTTTCGCTTAGCGACGGAAGCGGGTAGGATCTCCTACAAGAACGGAGCGGGAAGAAAGGCTTCCCTCCGAACGGCAAGAGCTTCCAGCCCCTTGACAGGGTTCCTGGAAGAAGAGACCCGTTGA